A stretch of Methanosphaerula palustris E1-9c DNA encodes these proteins:
- a CDS encoding DUF2156 domain-containing protein, with product MLDLDDFKPVTLDDQEIFREQYRQYPQVHSDNTFTNIVCWNHYAHYQYATLRGSLVILSTIDGKTAFRDPIGPRDPELFDRVLELAGEVEQKRPFYILNPSTIAWLREYRPDLTLHPDRDDAEYVYLRSDLADLPGKDYLSIRRQLNRFNKHCTSTVEAITAANLEEVRTFLNRWCLWKNCDAQEILSSERDAVFYAIAHFQRLELSGLVVKVDGEIGAMAIYEQMTPDTALVHYEKGLPDCEGIYKAINVETARHLPESCTYVNRESDIGLPGLREAKTRYHPHHMIDAWYIKPEDF from the coding sequence ATGCTTGATCTCGACGACTTCAAGCCGGTCACCTTAGACGATCAGGAGATCTTCCGGGAGCAGTACCGGCAGTATCCGCAGGTGCACAGTGACAACACCTTCACCAACATCGTCTGCTGGAACCATTATGCTCACTACCAGTACGCCACCCTGCGGGGATCCCTGGTCATCCTCTCCACCATCGACGGGAAGACCGCGTTTCGCGATCCGATAGGTCCCCGCGATCCGGAACTCTTCGACCGCGTGCTGGAACTCGCCGGCGAGGTGGAGCAGAAGCGGCCGTTCTATATCCTGAACCCGTCGACCATCGCCTGGCTTCGGGAATACCGACCCGACCTGACCCTTCACCCGGACAGGGATGATGCCGAATATGTCTACCTTCGATCAGACCTCGCCGACCTGCCGGGGAAGGATTATCTCTCCATCCGCCGACAGTTGAACCGGTTCAACAAGCACTGCACCTCCACCGTCGAGGCGATCACCGCGGCGAACCTCGAGGAGGTCAGGACCTTTCTGAATCGCTGGTGCCTCTGGAAGAACTGCGATGCTCAGGAGATCCTCTCCAGCGAACGGGATGCCGTCTTCTATGCGATCGCTCATTTCCAGCGCCTCGAACTCTCCGGACTGGTGGTCAAGGTCGACGGGGAGATCGGGGCGATGGCCATCTATGAACAGATGACGCCCGACACCGCCCTGGTTCACTATGAGAAAGGACTGCCTGACTGCGAGGGGATCTACAAGGCGATCAACGTCGAAACCGCCCGACACCTCCCGGAGTCCTGCACCTATGTTAACCGCGAGTCCGACATCGGGCTGCCAGGCCTCCGCGAGGCCAAGACCAGGTACCATCCGCACCACATGATCGATGCCTGGTATATCAAGCC
- a CDS encoding GNAT family N-acetyltransferase: MHLHQREDQMEKMADAGDVTLRQVRQWDCTNIIELYIAGGWWNEERDASSIQPLITGSFAFVVAVESSSGRAVGMGRVIADGVSDAYLQDVVVLPSYRKQGIGRRIVAELIQVCTAAGISWIGLIAEPGSAGLYAALGFTPLAGHLPMLYRPGGPHA; the protein is encoded by the coding sequence GTGCACCTTCATCAGAGAGAGGATCAGATGGAGAAGATGGCTGATGCCGGGGATGTGACCCTCAGACAGGTGCGTCAATGGGACTGCACCAATATTATCGAACTGTACATTGCAGGTGGATGGTGGAACGAGGAGCGGGACGCGTCCTCGATCCAGCCACTGATCACCGGGAGTTTCGCGTTTGTGGTGGCTGTGGAGTCCAGCTCAGGTCGGGCAGTCGGGATGGGGCGGGTGATCGCCGACGGGGTCTCGGACGCCTATCTACAGGACGTCGTCGTTCTGCCCTCATATCGGAAGCAGGGGATCGGCCGGCGGATCGTCGCAGAACTGATCCAGGTCTGCACGGCTGCAGGAATCTCATGGATAGGATTGATCGCCGAACCGGGGAGTGCTGGTCTCTACGCAGCACTCGGGTTCACACCACTCGCCGGGCACCTTCCGATGCTCTATCGGCCCGGAGGCCCTCATGCTTGA
- a CDS encoding AEC family transporter, which produces MDFFTVLDQIVILFLLLVVGYWARVSGALDRQGIQGLTSFLVRFALPAMIIESLQVPFTDQLLGQGEEVLLLALVFYLIAFVVAWPLPRLLGVTGLGSGTYQFLLAFPNVAFMGFPVISAIFGKGALFYASMYMLPFNLLIFTVGILMLKRTGGGLSDLDPKILLNPGVTAVVIGLIFFLTSFTLPGPIGGAVTLLGDLTTPLSMIVIGGVLAEMALKSIFSNWRIYVVSAMRLLVMPLLTWAILRSFITDPLMLGVPVILAAMPSAANAVLLAEEYKSDAELASQGVFISTLFCIITIPMIAELVT; this is translated from the coding sequence ATGGATTTCTTTACCGTGCTGGATCAGATTGTGATCCTCTTTCTGCTGCTGGTCGTCGGCTACTGGGCACGGGTATCGGGGGCCCTCGATCGGCAGGGGATCCAGGGGCTCACCTCGTTTCTGGTCCGGTTCGCCCTGCCGGCGATGATCATCGAATCCCTGCAGGTGCCGTTCACCGATCAGTTGTTAGGTCAGGGGGAGGAGGTGCTGCTGCTCGCGCTCGTCTTCTATCTGATCGCATTCGTCGTAGCCTGGCCTCTGCCCCGCCTCCTCGGCGTAACCGGTCTGGGGAGTGGAACCTACCAGTTCCTGCTTGCATTTCCAAATGTTGCGTTCATGGGCTTCCCGGTCATCTCGGCGATCTTCGGGAAGGGTGCCCTCTTCTATGCTTCGATGTATATGCTTCCGTTCAACCTGCTCATCTTCACCGTTGGGATTCTGATGCTGAAGCGAACCGGGGGCGGACTCTCCGACCTCGATCCGAAGATTCTGCTGAACCCCGGGGTTACGGCGGTGGTCATCGGGTTGATCTTCTTCCTGACCTCGTTCACCCTGCCCGGACCGATCGGCGGTGCCGTCACCCTCCTCGGGGATCTGACGACGCCCCTCTCGATGATCGTGATCGGGGGGGTGCTGGCTGAGATGGCTCTGAAGTCGATCTTCTCCAACTGGCGGATCTACGTGGTCAGCGCCATGCGGTTGCTGGTGATGCCGCTGCTCACCTGGGCGATCCTCCGGTCCTTCATCACCGACCCGTTGATGCTCGGCGTTCCGGTGATCCTGGCGGCGATGCCGTCTGCGGCCAATGCGGTGCTGCTGGCAGAGGAATACAAATCAGACGCCGAGCTCGCCTCGCAGGGGGTCTTCATCTCGACCCTCTTCTGCATCATCACGATTCCGATGATCGCAGAGCTGGTCACCTGA
- a CDS encoding LAGLIDADG family homing endonuclease: protein MSGPEDEFAEISDRVAEWSRFLKTRYKKELTELLREYPHKRSLVIDYHQVESFGKPGLRMADEILENPGKVIEDLRDAIKTQHVVKTRKNEQIPREINLRFINLPQKICARDIRSEQINKMLSVEGILRKTTEVRPRIVEAIFRCPAGHMTRRMQEYGRFIEPEQCGTEGCTFRKLQLMAKRSRFIDAQKVRIQESPEGLRGGQQPQTLDVDVTDDITGTVAPGDRVVINGILRSQQRVTYGTKSTTFDIYLECNSIEVAEKEFEEVNITEKDEEEIIRLSTDPTIYRKIVHSIAPTIYGNEDVKEAIALQLFGGITKEMPDGSRLRGDIHVLLIGDPGIAKSQILRYVVNLSPRGIYTSGQSSTSAGLTATAVKDEFGDGRWTLEAGALVLADMGIAAVDEMDKMQKEDRSALHEAMEQQCYDDQTEILTEKGWKFFKDLGKNERVASLTQDGFLTYEIPSQHVISDYDGQMYYIKSRQVNLAVTPNHNMYVNLNKRANDWEGFKLIRMDELPINKRMRFKKNAKWQGDTVATHTVPGIIKFGNQNCKGYETEPIIVKMDDWLEFLGYFLSEGSVQKHWETGVPYRVNISQKIPESTEIIRICLEKLPFNYSYDGANFSINSKQLAGHLVEFGKCHEKYVPAYAKQVPPEQIQILLNALVLGDGWTRKTTRQTVYITSSKRLADDVTELLLKIGWSGNIYCQHHAGDTIKDPRGIETRYTHGIWEVSFIRDGVNEPNINTNGEKHIQIKPYSGKIYCVEVPEHLLYVRRDGIPVWCGNTISVAKAGITATLKTRCALLGAANPKLGRFDEYADIGEQINMPPSLLSRFDLIFILTDKPDHKRDEAIADFIIRSHGVGELIAQHSRDPIEGVTDEYITQQLAPVTPDIDAGMLRKYIAYAKRTCFPILSTEAKETLIAYYMKLRDLADSNKPVPVTARQLEALVRLAEASARVRLSKSIENSDAERVVKIVDTCLRQVAYDAKTGTFDIDKVATGISKGKRDMIRMIKDVIRENGDVSGRAQIQQVIDLVAQQGFGKDEVKKQIDAFLRSGEAMEPKNGVIKLI from the coding sequence ATGAGTGGACCCGAGGATGAGTTCGCAGAGATCAGCGACCGGGTCGCCGAATGGTCACGATTCTTAAAGACCCGGTACAAGAAGGAACTGACAGAACTCCTTCGTGAGTACCCGCACAAACGATCCCTGGTGATCGACTATCACCAGGTCGAGTCCTTTGGAAAGCCGGGTCTCCGGATGGCCGATGAGATCCTTGAGAACCCCGGCAAGGTGATCGAGGACCTCCGGGACGCCATCAAGACCCAGCACGTGGTCAAGACCAGGAAGAACGAGCAGATCCCCAGGGAGATCAACCTCCGGTTCATCAATCTGCCGCAAAAGATCTGCGCCCGGGACATTCGGTCCGAACAGATCAACAAGATGCTCAGTGTCGAGGGGATCCTCAGAAAGACCACCGAGGTGCGTCCCCGGATCGTGGAGGCGATCTTCCGCTGCCCTGCCGGCCATATGACCAGACGGATGCAGGAGTACGGGCGGTTCATCGAGCCTGAGCAGTGCGGGACCGAGGGGTGCACCTTCCGGAAGCTGCAGCTGATGGCCAAACGCTCCCGGTTCATCGATGCCCAGAAGGTCAGGATCCAGGAGTCCCCGGAAGGGCTCCGCGGGGGGCAGCAGCCCCAGACTCTCGACGTCGACGTCACCGACGACATCACCGGGACCGTCGCCCCCGGCGACCGGGTGGTGATCAATGGGATCCTTCGCTCCCAGCAGCGGGTCACCTACGGGACGAAGAGCACCACCTTCGATATCTATCTGGAGTGCAACTCGATCGAGGTGGCCGAGAAGGAGTTCGAGGAGGTGAACATCACCGAGAAGGACGAGGAGGAGATCATCCGCCTCTCCACAGACCCGACCATCTATCGGAAGATCGTCCACTCGATCGCCCCGACGATCTATGGGAATGAGGATGTGAAGGAGGCGATCGCACTGCAGCTCTTCGGCGGGATCACCAAGGAGATGCCCGATGGGAGCCGGCTGCGTGGAGATATCCATGTGCTCCTGATCGGAGATCCAGGTATAGCAAAGAGTCAGATCCTCCGGTATGTCGTGAACCTCTCACCGCGAGGGATCTACACCAGCGGTCAGTCCTCGACCTCTGCCGGGCTGACGGCCACCGCCGTCAAGGACGAGTTTGGTGACGGCAGGTGGACCCTCGAGGCCGGTGCGCTGGTCCTCGCCGACATGGGGATCGCCGCCGTCGATGAGATGGACAAGATGCAGAAGGAGGACCGGTCGGCCCTGCACGAGGCGATGGAGCAGCAGTGTTATGATGACCAAACGGAGATCCTCACGGAAAAGGGTTGGAAATTTTTCAAAGATCTGGGGAAGAATGAACGGGTAGCATCATTAACCCAGGATGGATTCCTCACGTACGAAATCCCTTCCCAGCATGTCATATCAGATTACGACGGGCAGATGTATTATATCAAGTCCAGGCAGGTGAACCTCGCGGTAACCCCGAATCATAACATGTATGTGAACCTGAATAAACGGGCAAACGATTGGGAAGGATTCAAACTTATCCGGATGGACGAACTGCCGATTAATAAGCGGATGCGGTTTAAAAAGAACGCAAAATGGCAGGGGGATACCGTAGCAACCCATACAGTTCCCGGGATAATCAAATTCGGCAATCAGAACTGTAAGGGATATGAGACCGAACCGATCATCGTAAAAATGGATGACTGGCTGGAGTTTCTGGGATATTTCTTATCAGAAGGAAGCGTCCAGAAACACTGGGAAACGGGGGTACCGTACCGGGTTAACATATCCCAGAAGATCCCAGAATCCACGGAGATCATAAGAATATGTCTCGAAAAACTGCCGTTTAACTATTCTTATGATGGGGCAAATTTCTCAATTAACTCCAAACAGTTAGCCGGGCACCTTGTAGAATTTGGGAAATGCCACGAAAAATACGTACCGGCGTATGCAAAACAGGTACCCCCCGAACAGATCCAGATACTCCTGAATGCGTTAGTATTGGGGGATGGCTGGACGAGAAAAACAACCAGACAGACGGTATACATCACCTCTTCAAAAAGACTGGCAGATGATGTAACAGAGTTACTTCTAAAAATTGGCTGGTCTGGGAATATCTATTGTCAGCATCATGCCGGGGATACGATAAAGGATCCACGAGGTATAGAGACGAGATACACCCATGGGATCTGGGAAGTGTCTTTTATCCGTGACGGAGTGAATGAGCCAAATATCAATACCAATGGGGAAAAACACATCCAGATCAAGCCATATTCAGGAAAAATCTACTGCGTGGAAGTTCCCGAGCATCTGCTGTATGTAAGAAGAGACGGGATTCCAGTTTGGTGCGGAAACACCATCAGTGTGGCCAAAGCCGGGATCACCGCGACCTTAAAGACCCGGTGTGCCCTGCTCGGAGCGGCCAACCCCAAGCTCGGCCGGTTCGATGAGTATGCCGATATCGGAGAGCAGATCAACATGCCCCCTTCGCTCCTCTCCCGGTTCGACCTGATCTTCATCCTGACCGACAAGCCGGATCACAAACGGGACGAGGCGATCGCCGACTTCATCATCAGGTCACACGGGGTGGGCGAACTGATCGCCCAGCACAGCCGGGATCCAATCGAGGGCGTGACCGACGAGTACATCACCCAGCAACTCGCCCCGGTCACCCCGGACATCGACGCCGGCATGCTGCGGAAGTACATCGCCTATGCAAAGCGGACCTGTTTCCCGATCCTCAGCACTGAAGCGAAGGAGACCCTGATCGCCTACTACATGAAACTCCGTGACCTGGCCGACTCCAACAAGCCGGTCCCGGTGACGGCACGGCAGCTCGAGGCACTGGTCAGGCTGGCCGAGGCCAGCGCACGGGTCAGGCTGAGCAAGTCTATCGAGAACTCAGATGCCGAACGGGTCGTGAAGATCGTCGACACCTGTCTGCGGCAGGTGGCCTACGATGCCAAGACCGGCACCTTCGATATCGACAAGGTCGCGACCGGGATCTCCAAGGGGAAGCGGGACATGATCCGGATGATCAAGGATGTGATCCGGGAGAACGGCGATGTCAGTGGTAGAGCCCAGATCCAGCAGGTGATCGACCTCGTCGCCCAGCAGGGGTTCGGCAAGGACGAAGTGAAGAAACAGATCGATGCCTTCCTCCGGAGTGGCGAAGCGATGGAGCCCAAGAACGGGGTCATCAAACTGATCTGA
- a CDS encoding peptidylprolyl isomerase codes for MVKQVSAAHILVKTKDQAEDLKKQISAGGNFGELAKKYSECPSGKKGGELGWFGKGMMVPEFEKVAFEGKEGDVVGPVKTQFGFHLIKILGQK; via the coding sequence ATGGTGAAACAGGTTTCAGCAGCCCATATCCTGGTGAAGACGAAGGATCAGGCAGAGGATCTGAAGAAACAGATCAGTGCAGGCGGGAACTTCGGCGAGCTCGCAAAGAAGTATTCGGAATGCCCGTCTGGAAAAAAAGGCGGAGAACTCGGCTGGTTTGGGAAAGGAATGATGGTGCCGGAGTTTGAGAAGGTGGCCTTTGAAGGGAAGGAGGGCGACGTCGTCGGCCCGGTGAAGACCCAGTTCGGATTCCACCTCATCAAGATCCTCGGACAGAAGTAA
- a CDS encoding methyl-accepting chemotaxis protein produces MRESVTGTAGVGDEQELRRRRLLLDAAPAGILLFENGHCVDLNAGALTLLGYSSGSELRGSPLIMLSAERQADGVRAEERLAAYVAAAAKGTPQTFEWLLRRQDRSIVDAEVTLTQVMDAGTPLLHVYLHDITTRRRLVDEAMVARKRADAMIQENPFPIIVWDAEMQVRQVNRAFLALSGYDAMAAMRMKAQDLKILSSSGEGLRTLVREKKNTRGDLIIEYPNGIFTLEAYNTPLFDLDGTVTDIFSVYNDVTRKRSDDELLKASAGELAAGLAGLAAGDLTCEVIVRAGDPLGQVKQDLNAAVAAIKGMVAAVTQAMDELAASAEEANAGAEQVAGGSQQVALSVSHVSENTERVSSSMIVVLKGMEDMSAAVEEATSSIESVSILAKETNTLSKEGARLASSAEESMGGIKTSSDESIHLVSRIDGQMNEIGKIVGLIRDLATQTNLLALNAAIEAARAGEAGRGFAVVAAEVKSLALESKHSAESIEEMIDGLRKLSSQATVAMGEAGKTVADGTKVIGETLVSFNRIVQAIEKIAANTEEVAGASEEQAATVEEITMQVQEMVNMVKSTEQEAADAASATEQSTAAIDEISRMIENVSRVAMESTAANKKFRIV; encoded by the coding sequence ATGAGAGAATCGGTAACAGGTACGGCAGGGGTAGGGGATGAACAGGAACTGCGGCGGAGGCGGTTGTTGCTCGATGCGGCCCCTGCCGGGATTCTCCTCTTCGAGAACGGGCACTGCGTCGACCTGAACGCCGGGGCTTTAACCCTGCTTGGATATTCATCCGGAAGTGAACTCAGAGGATCTCCCCTTATCATGCTCTCTGCAGAGCGGCAGGCTGATGGGGTCCGGGCAGAGGAACGGCTCGCCGCGTATGTGGCTGCTGCAGCAAAGGGAACCCCTCAGACCTTTGAGTGGTTGCTCCGCCGGCAGGACCGCAGCATCGTCGATGCCGAGGTGACCCTCACGCAGGTCATGGATGCAGGAACCCCCCTGTTGCATGTCTATCTTCATGACATCACGACACGCAGACGGCTTGTTGACGAGGCGATGGTGGCTCGAAAGCGTGCTGATGCCATGATCCAGGAGAATCCATTTCCAATCATCGTCTGGGATGCAGAGATGCAGGTTCGCCAGGTGAATAGAGCGTTTCTTGCCCTGTCCGGGTATGACGCCATGGCAGCGATGCGGATGAAGGCCCAGGACCTGAAGATCCTGTCCAGTTCAGGTGAGGGACTCCGGACCCTGGTGCGGGAGAAGAAGAACACCCGTGGCGATCTCATTATCGAGTACCCAAACGGCATCTTCACCCTTGAAGCCTACAACACCCCGCTCTTTGACCTGGATGGAACGGTAACCGACATCTTCAGTGTCTACAACGATGTCACCAGGAAGCGTTCTGATGATGAACTCCTCAAGGCTAGTGCAGGCGAACTGGCGGCTGGGCTGGCTGGGCTTGCAGCAGGGGATCTGACCTGTGAGGTGATAGTCAGGGCTGGCGATCCGCTGGGCCAGGTCAAACAGGATCTGAACGCAGCGGTCGCAGCGATCAAGGGGATGGTCGCAGCAGTCACCCAGGCTATGGATGAGCTGGCGGCCTCAGCGGAGGAGGCGAATGCTGGGGCTGAACAGGTGGCAGGCGGTTCCCAGCAGGTGGCCCTCTCTGTCTCTCACGTCAGCGAGAATACTGAGCGGGTCAGTTCCAGCATGATCGTGGTCCTCAAGGGGATGGAGGATATGTCCGCGGCTGTTGAGGAGGCTACCTCCAGCATCGAGTCGGTCTCGATCCTTGCCAAGGAGACCAACACCCTCTCCAAGGAGGGGGCACGCCTTGCATCGAGTGCGGAAGAGAGTATGGGTGGGATCAAGACCTCATCAGACGAGTCTATTCACCTGGTTTCCCGGATTGACGGACAGATGAATGAGATTGGAAAGATCGTCGGACTGATCCGGGATCTCGCCACCCAGACCAACCTGCTTGCATTGAACGCGGCGATCGAAGCGGCCCGGGCAGGGGAAGCCGGTCGCGGCTTTGCCGTGGTTGCTGCCGAGGTGAAGTCGCTTGCCCTTGAGTCCAAGCACTCAGCAGAGAGTATCGAAGAGATGATCGACGGGCTTCGAAAACTGTCCAGTCAGGCGACGGTCGCAATGGGCGAGGCCGGAAAGACCGTCGCAGACGGGACGAAGGTGATCGGAGAGACCCTCGTCTCCTTCAATCGGATTGTGCAGGCTATCGAGAAGATCGCAGCGAATACCGAGGAGGTGGCGGGGGCTTCAGAAGAGCAGGCAGCCACGGTCGAGGAGATCACGATGCAGGTGCAGGAGATGGTGAATATGGTGAAGAGCACCGAACAGGAGGCCGCCGACGCCGCCTCGGCGACTGAACAGTCGACCGCTGCGATCGATGAGATCAGCCGGATGATCGAGAACGTCTCCAGAGTTGCGATGGAATCCACGGCAGCCAATAAGAAGTTTCGGATCGTCTGA